A window of the Salvelinus alpinus chromosome 25, SLU_Salpinus.1, whole genome shotgun sequence genome harbors these coding sequences:
- the LOC139553451 gene encoding centrosomal protein of 164 kDa-like isoform X1 — MNMCLCRNTKLVEQVMAIEIFHSNSMVILILILRSYCSDDIIMNFNKPVYDVNQNSLTRTGRFQEGPATFHHIMMQEQGDQQLCKAQEAQRVERAVLLEAVQGLEIELSVCQQRQKDLQDTFSTAQSHWRAQEERLHHEVFSLTCLLGDHRQMTDSLIETVKTEQKKAANQFAERSTENPGKQDEMVADAAEGKGYNQSRPRLQRTMKLHSDLHQALEGLQLQTLASPSPSLDPMSSYQVSVQQLQEELQREKDQVSRLVERLERAEQKSEELRQQQEQDAKESWNTVHQEMETNQEMGGMVERMRGKVQEVSAILRRKISWGGWAGMKDEEEEEEEGKPANALNSECVNQCQTMHPDPQMLEQAQRNPELEPEKGAQDQHSCLETLLWRWQKTLGGQRDIVKRLKADMKRETESMQVMAAGLLNNRQHSLDTCQVQALEEHLEIWRRRQREMKMQLSEMQTQFDMERNRSAEFLKENDKLSRLLCTVESSVADLQPLLTYHQVLVEDAMKDNSIQHGRHWSKM, encoded by the exons ATGAACATGTGCCTCTGCAGAAATACCAAACTAGTTGAGCAAGTCATGGCCATAGAAATatttcattctaattctatggtcaTACTCATTCTAATTCTACGGTCATACTGTTCTGATGACATCATAATGAATTTTAATAAACCTGTTTATGATGTAAATCAAAATTCCTTGACCAGAACAGGGAGGTTTCAGGAAGGTCCTGCTACATTTCACCATATCATGATGCAAGAGCAG GGGGACCAGCAGCTCTGCAAAGCCCAGGAGGCCCAGCGTGTGGAGCGGGCCGTGCTGCTGGAAGCCGTCCAGGGCCTGGAGATCGAGTTGTCTGTGTGCCAGCAGAGACAGAAGGACCTGCAGGACACTTTCTCCACAGCCCAGAGCCACTGGAGGGCCCAAGAGGAGCGGCTGCACCATGAAG tgttctCCCTTACCTGTTTGTTGGGAGACCACAGGCAGATGACCGACAGTTTGATTGAGACAGTCAAAACCGAGCAGAAGAAAGCAGCCAATCAGTTTGCAGAGCGGAG CACGGAAAATCCGGGCAAACAAGATGAG ATGGTTGCTGATGCTGCTGAAGGCAAGGGCTACAATCAGAGCAGGCCCCGGCTGCAGCGCACCATGAAGCTCCACTCCGACCTGCACCAGGCCTTAGAGGGCCTCCAGCTGCAGACACTAGCATCACCCTCCCCATCATTAGACCCCATGAGCTCCTACCAGGTCTCCGTCCAGCAGCTTCAGGAGGagctgcagagagagaaggaccaAGTATCGAGGCTGGTGGAGCGTCTGGAGAGGGCCGAGCAGAAGTCAGAGGAGCTGAGGCAGCAGCAGGAGCAAGATGCCAAGGAAAGCTGGAACACTGTCCACCAAGAGATGGAGACCAACCAGGAGATGGGCGGCATGGTGGAGCGGATGAGGGGGAAGGTGCAGGAGGTTAGCGCCATACTGCGACGCAAGATAAGCTGGGGTGGATGGGCTGGGATGaaggatgaggaggaagaagaagaggaggggaaGCCTGCAAATGCCCTTAACTCAGAGTGCGTAAACCAGTGTCAGACAATGCACCCAGATCCACAAATGCTAGAACAGGCTCAAAGGAACCCAGAACTAGAACCAGAGAAGGGAGCCCAGGACCAGCACTCCTGCCTAGAGACGTTGCTGTGGAGGTGGCAGAAGACGCtggggggacagagggacattGTGAAGAGGCTGAAGGCCGACatgaagagggagacagagagcatgCAGGTGATGGCTGCCGGCCTCTTGAACAACAGACAGCACAGCCTGGACACATGCCAGGTCCAAGCCCTTGAAGAGCACCTGGAGATCTGGAggcggaggcagagagagatgaaaATGCAG CTGTCTGAGATGCAGACCCAGTTTGACATGGAGCGGAACCGCTCTGCCGAGTTCCTGAAAGAGAATGACAAGCTGAGTAGACTGCTTTGCACAGTGGAGTCCTCGGTGGCTGACCTGCAGCCCCTGCTCACCTACCACCAGGTCCTAGTAGAGGACGCCATGAAGGACAACTCTATACAACATGGCCGCCACTGGAGCAAGATGTAA
- the LOC139553451 gene encoding centrosomal protein of 131 kDa-like isoform X2, with the protein MTDSLIETVKTEQKKAANQFAERSTENPGKQDEMVADAAEGKGYNQSRPRLQRTMKLHSDLHQALEGLQLQTLASPSPSLDPMSSYQVSVQQLQEELQREKDQVSRLVERLERAEQKSEELRQQQEQDAKESWNTVHQEMETNQEMGGMVERMRGKVQEVSAILRRKISWGGWAGMKDEEEEEEEGKPANALNSECVNQCQTMHPDPQMLEQAQRNPELEPEKGAQDQHSCLETLLWRWQKTLGGQRDIVKRLKADMKRETESMQVMAAGLLNNRQHSLDTCQVQALEEHLEIWRRRQREMKMQLSEMQTQFDMERNRSAEFLKENDKLSRLLCTVESSVADLQPLLTYHQVLVEDAMKDNSIQHGRHWSKM; encoded by the exons ATGACCGACAGTTTGATTGAGACAGTCAAAACCGAGCAGAAGAAAGCAGCCAATCAGTTTGCAGAGCGGAG CACGGAAAATCCGGGCAAACAAGATGAG ATGGTTGCTGATGCTGCTGAAGGCAAGGGCTACAATCAGAGCAGGCCCCGGCTGCAGCGCACCATGAAGCTCCACTCCGACCTGCACCAGGCCTTAGAGGGCCTCCAGCTGCAGACACTAGCATCACCCTCCCCATCATTAGACCCCATGAGCTCCTACCAGGTCTCCGTCCAGCAGCTTCAGGAGGagctgcagagagagaaggaccaAGTATCGAGGCTGGTGGAGCGTCTGGAGAGGGCCGAGCAGAAGTCAGAGGAGCTGAGGCAGCAGCAGGAGCAAGATGCCAAGGAAAGCTGGAACACTGTCCACCAAGAGATGGAGACCAACCAGGAGATGGGCGGCATGGTGGAGCGGATGAGGGGGAAGGTGCAGGAGGTTAGCGCCATACTGCGACGCAAGATAAGCTGGGGTGGATGGGCTGGGATGaaggatgaggaggaagaagaagaggaggggaaGCCTGCAAATGCCCTTAACTCAGAGTGCGTAAACCAGTGTCAGACAATGCACCCAGATCCACAAATGCTAGAACAGGCTCAAAGGAACCCAGAACTAGAACCAGAGAAGGGAGCCCAGGACCAGCACTCCTGCCTAGAGACGTTGCTGTGGAGGTGGCAGAAGACGCtggggggacagagggacattGTGAAGAGGCTGAAGGCCGACatgaagagggagacagagagcatgCAGGTGATGGCTGCCGGCCTCTTGAACAACAGACAGCACAGCCTGGACACATGCCAGGTCCAAGCCCTTGAAGAGCACCTGGAGATCTGGAggcggaggcagagagagatgaaaATGCAG CTGTCTGAGATGCAGACCCAGTTTGACATGGAGCGGAACCGCTCTGCCGAGTTCCTGAAAGAGAATGACAAGCTGAGTAGACTGCTTTGCACAGTGGAGTCCTCGGTGGCTGACCTGCAGCCCCTGCTCACCTACCACCAGGTCCTAGTAGAGGACGCCATGAAGGACAACTCTATACAACATGGCCGCCACTGGAGCAAGATGTAA
- the LOC139553454 gene encoding alcohol dehydrogenase 1-like: MATAGKVIKCRAAVAWEPSKPLVMEEIEVAPPQAHEIRIKIVATGVCHTDLYHLFEGKHKDGFPCVLGHEGAGIVESVGSEVTKFNPGDKVIPLFISQCGECRFCKSPKTNLCEKGWASDRYDVMSESDTRFTCKGKKVLQFMGTSTFSEYTVVNEIAVAKIHPSAPLDKVCLLGCGVATGYGAALNTAKVEPGSTCAVFGLGAVGLAAVMGCKNAGAKRIIAIDINPTKYEKAKVFGATEFVNPKDHNKPISQVLSEMTNGGVDFSLECVGSVAVMRSALESCVKGWGVSVLVGWTDMDDFAARPIQLIAGRTWKGSLFGGFKSKDGVPKLVNEYLEKKVKLDEFVTHNMTLAQVNDAIQLMKTGDCIRSVLSVALQ; this comes from the exons ATGGCAACTGCAGGAAAA GTGATTAAATGCCGCGCTGCAGTGGCATGGGAGCCAAGCAAACCCCTGGTGATGGAGGAAATTGAGGTGGCTCCTCCCCAGGCACATGAGATTCGCATCAAG ATAGTGGCCACGGGTGTGTGTCACACTGACCTGTACCACCTGTTTGAGGGGAAACACAAGGATGGCTTCCCTTGTGTCCTGGGTCACGAAGGGGCTGGGATTGTGGAGAGTGTGGGGTCTGAAGTGACCAAGTTCAATCCAG GTGATAAAGtcatccctctgttcatctcccAATGTGGCGAGTGCCGGTTCTGCAAGAGCCCAAAAACCAACCTGTGTGAGAAGGGCTG GGCCAGTGATAGGTATGATGTGATGTCAGAGTCAGACACCCGGTTCACCTGTAAGGGGAAGAAGGTGCTGCAGTTCATGGGGACCAGCACTTTCTCAGAATACACCGTGGTCAATGAGATCGCCGTGGCCAAGATCCATCCCTCAGCCCCTCTCGACAAGGTCTGTCTCCTTGGCTGTGGAGTCGCCACCGGATATGGCGCAGCCCTTAACACAGCCAAG GTGGAGCCAGGGTCTACATGTGCTGTGTTTGGCCTGGGAGCTGTGGGGTTGGCAGCGGTCATGGGTTGCAAAAATGCTGGGGCCAAGAGGATCATCGCCATTGATATTAACCCAACCAAATATGAGAAGGCCAAGGTCTTCGGTGCCACAGAGTTTGTCAACCCCAAGGACCACAACAAACCCATCAGTCAAGTGCTGTCTGAGATGACCAATGGAGGAGTGGACTTTTCCCTGGAATGTGTGGGGAGTGTGGCCGTAATG AGGAGTGCCTTGGAGTCGTGTGTTAAGGGATGGGGAGTAAGTGTGCTGGTCGGATGGACTGACATGGATGACTTTGCTGCCAGACCCATTCAGCTCATAGCTGGCCGCACCTGGAAAGGATCTCTGTTTGGAG gTTTTAAGAGTAAGGATGGTGTGCCCAAGCTGGTGAATGAGTACTTGGAGAAGAAGGTGAAGCTGGATGAGTTTGTCACCCACAACATGACCCTGGCCCAGGTCAACGACGCCATCCAGCTCATGAAGACAGGAGACTG TATACGGTCAGTCCTGAGTGTGGCACTGCAGTAA